In a single window of the Chondrocystis sp. NIES-4102 genome:
- a CDS encoding 3-dehydroquinate synthase, giving the protein MPNISVNLPQNSYEIAIAPDQLKELGSQMQPLKLGKKVLVISNPEIFAHYGDICLASLNNAGFETSTHLIPAGEEYKHLQSIEQIYDTALTHQIERSSTFVALGGGVIGDMTGFAAATWLRGVNFVQVPTSLLAIVDASVGGKTGVNHPQGKNLIGAFYQPKLVLIDPNVLATLPTREFRAGMAEVIKYGVIWDEDLFTKLEHSDRLDQQESISDELLEVIITRSCQAKAEVVSQDEKESGLRAILNYGHTIGHAVESLTHYQQFVHGEAVAIGMVAAGKIALSMGLWTQAEAQRQNELILKAGLPTDIPPQLSIDDILEVIKSDKKVRAGKVRFILPTAIGKVTISDQVTPEIIISALS; this is encoded by the coding sequence ATGCCTAACATCAGCGTCAATTTGCCTCAAAACTCCTATGAAATTGCGATCGCTCCTGATCAACTCAAAGAATTAGGTAGCCAGATGCAACCTTTAAAGCTAGGTAAGAAGGTATTAGTTATTTCTAACCCCGAAATATTCGCTCACTATGGGGATATTTGTTTAGCATCTTTAAATAACGCAGGTTTTGAAACTTCTACCCATTTGATACCCGCAGGCGAAGAATATAAACATCTACAATCTATTGAGCAAATATATGATACTGCTTTAACTCATCAAATTGAACGCTCATCGACGTTTGTGGCATTAGGTGGAGGAGTGATCGGAGATATGACTGGGTTTGCTGCTGCAACCTGGTTAAGAGGGGTAAACTTTGTCCAAGTCCCCACTTCCTTACTGGCAATTGTTGATGCTTCAGTTGGCGGTAAAACAGGAGTTAATCATCCTCAAGGCAAAAATTTGATCGGTGCTTTTTATCAACCTAAATTAGTATTGATCGACCCTAATGTATTGGCAACTCTCCCTACGCGAGAATTTCGGGCTGGTATGGCAGAAGTAATTAAATATGGTGTTATTTGGGATGAAGATCTATTTACTAAATTAGAACATAGCGATCGCCTAGATCAGCAGGAGTCTATTAGCGATGAACTATTAGAAGTTATTATCACTCGTTCCTGTCAAGCTAAGGCAGAAGTTGTCAGTCAAGATGAAAAAGAATCAGGTTTGAGGGCGATTTTAAATTATGGACATACTATTGGTCATGCAGTTGAAAGTTTAACCCACTATCAACAATTTGTTCATGGTGAAGCTGTAGCTATAGGTATGGTAGCTGCTGGTAAAATCGCACTTTCAATGGGTTTATGGACACAAGCCGAAGCACAACGCCAAAATGAACTTATCCTCAAAGCTGGTTTACCTACCGATATCCCTCCTCAATTGTCCATCGACGACATTTTAGAAGTTATTAAAAGTGATAAAAAGGTAAGAGCAGGTAAGGTTCGTTTTATTCTCCCAACAGCTATTGGTAAAGTTACTATTTCTGATCAAGTAACTCCCGAAATTATTATTTCCGCTTTAAGTTAA